One window of Acidobacteriota bacterium genomic DNA carries:
- a CDS encoding amidohydrolase, translating into MRLFLAIAALLSAVTPSVAQPAMAASPLAAEIDRRAAAIEQDLLAWRRHLHQHPELSNREGETAKFVADTLRSFGLEPKTGVARHGVVAVLQGVRPGPAVALRSDMDGLPVVEEVDVPFASRAKSEYEGKAVGVMHACGHDAHMAILLATAKVLTDMKPQLPGTVTFVFQPAEEGAPRDEEPAGAELMVKEGVLKQPAVDAIFGLHVFANVPAGTIGWRSGPMLAAVDSFEVVVRGRQTHGANPWSGIDPIVVASQIVLGLQTIVSRQVDITDQPAIVTVGQFEAGTRNNIIPDSARLVGTIRTFDANMRKDIHARIARTAERIAEATGATASVRIDTGYPETVNDPRLTSRMLPTLRRVAGRQLMELPKNTVAEDFSYFQREVPGLFIMLGITPPAEVGKAAPNHSPRFFVEESALVTGVRALAHLAADYLFAK; encoded by the coding sequence ATGAGACTGTTTCTCGCGATCGCCGCCCTGTTGTCTGCTGTCACTCCGTCAGTCGCGCAACCGGCGATGGCGGCCTCGCCGCTCGCCGCCGAGATCGACCGGCGCGCCGCCGCCATCGAGCAGGACCTGCTCGCCTGGCGACGGCACCTGCACCAGCATCCCGAGCTGTCGAACCGAGAAGGCGAGACGGCGAAGTTCGTGGCGGACACACTCCGCAGCTTCGGCCTCGAGCCAAAGACCGGCGTCGCGCGCCACGGCGTCGTCGCGGTGCTGCAGGGGGTGAGGCCCGGGCCGGCGGTCGCGCTTCGATCGGACATGGACGGCCTGCCGGTCGTGGAGGAGGTGGACGTCCCGTTTGCCAGCCGCGCGAAGAGTGAATACGAAGGCAAGGCGGTCGGCGTGATGCACGCGTGCGGTCACGACGCGCACATGGCCATCTTGCTGGCGACGGCGAAAGTGCTGACCGACATGAAGCCGCAGCTCCCGGGCACCGTCACCTTCGTGTTCCAGCCCGCCGAGGAAGGGGCGCCGCGCGACGAGGAGCCGGCCGGGGCCGAGCTGATGGTCAAGGAGGGGGTGCTGAAGCAGCCCGCCGTGGACGCGATCTTCGGCCTGCACGTCTTCGCGAACGTCCCGGCCGGCACGATCGGGTGGCGCAGCGGGCCGATGCTCGCGGCGGTCGATTCGTTCGAAGTCGTCGTGCGCGGCCGGCAGACGCACGGCGCGAACCCGTGGTCCGGCATCGATCCGATCGTGGTGGCTTCACAGATCGTGCTGGGCCTGCAGACGATCGTGAGCCGCCAGGTCGACATCACCGACCAGCCCGCCATCGTGACGGTGGGGCAGTTCGAGGCGGGCACCCGCAACAACATCATCCCTGACTCGGCGCGGCTCGTCGGGACGATTCGGACCTTCGACGCGAACATGCGCAAGGACATCCATGCGCGAATCGCCAGGACGGCCGAACGGATCGCCGAAGCGACCGGGGCCACCGCATCCGTGCGGATCGATACCGGGTATCCCGAGACCGTGAACGATCCGCGGCTCACTTCGCGGATGCTCCCCACGCTCCGGCGCGTCGCCGGCCGGCAGCTGATGGAACTGCCGAAGAACACGGTTGCCGAGGACTTCAGCTACTTCCAGCGCGAGGTGCCCGGGCTCTTCATCATGCTGGGCATCACGCCGCCGGCGGAGGTCGGGAAGGCGGCGCCCAACCACTCGCCGAGGTTCTTCGTGGAGGAGTCGGCGCTCGTCACCGGCGTGCGCGCCCTGGCGCATCTGGCAGCGGACTACCTGTTCGCGAAGTAG
- the arsB gene encoding ACR3 family arsenite efflux transporter has protein sequence MRGTSAVPARTTAAPKKRLGIFERYLSLWVGLCMGIGLLLGNAVPGFMNGLRELEFGAGSQINVPIAVLIWLMITPMMMKVDFGAIRDVGRRPKGLLVTLLVNWVVKPFSMAAIAWLFFRVVFSAWIGPADADQYIAGAIILAAAPCTAMVFVWSYLSDGDPAYTLVQVSVNDLIMLLLFAPIVRFLVSGASSLHVPFKVLLYSVVIFIVIPLAAGVLFRHWLMSRKGRAWFEEALLPRFAPVSMAALLVTLILIFAFQAENITTKTLHVALIAVPILIQVYFNASLTYGLMRLFRVEYAVAAPGALIGASNFFELAVATAIALFGPQSGAALATVVGVLIEVPVMLSVCGVCNRTRHWFPAPQATG, from the coding sequence GTGAGGGGAACAAGCGCAGTGCCCGCGCGAACGACCGCTGCACCAAAGAAACGCCTCGGCATCTTCGAGCGGTATCTGAGCCTCTGGGTCGGCCTCTGCATGGGGATCGGCCTCCTGCTCGGCAACGCCGTACCCGGCTTCATGAACGGCCTGCGGGAACTCGAATTCGGCGCCGGCAGCCAGATCAACGTGCCGATTGCCGTGCTCATCTGGCTGATGATCACGCCGATGATGATGAAGGTGGATTTCGGCGCGATCCGCGACGTCGGGCGCCGGCCGAAGGGGCTGCTGGTCACGCTGCTCGTGAACTGGGTCGTCAAGCCGTTCTCGATGGCGGCGATCGCGTGGCTGTTCTTCCGGGTCGTCTTCAGCGCGTGGATTGGCCCCGCCGATGCCGACCAGTACATCGCGGGAGCGATCATCCTCGCGGCGGCCCCCTGCACGGCGATGGTGTTCGTGTGGAGTTACCTGTCGGACGGAGACCCCGCGTACACGCTCGTGCAGGTTTCGGTGAACGACCTGATCATGCTCCTGCTGTTCGCGCCCATCGTTCGGTTCCTCGTTTCCGGCGCCTCTTCCCTGCACGTGCCCTTCAAGGTTCTCCTCTACTCCGTCGTCATTTTTATTGTGATTCCGCTCGCGGCCGGCGTGCTGTTCCGGCATTGGCTGATGAGCCGAAAGGGGCGCGCCTGGTTCGAGGAGGCGCTCCTGCCGCGGTTCGCGCCGGTCAGCATGGCGGCGCTGCTGGTCACGCTGATCCTGATTTTCGCGTTCCAGGCGGAGAACATCACCACCAAGACGCTGCACGTGGCGCTCATCGCCGTGCCGATTCTCATCCAGGTGTATTTCAACGCGTCGCTGACCTACGGGCTGATGCGCCTGTTCCGTGTCGAGTACGCCGTCGCCGCCCCCGGCGCGCTCATCGGCGCAAGCAACTTCTTCGAACTGGCGGTCGCCACGGCGATCGCGCTCTTCGGGCCGCAGTCCGGCGCCGCCCTTGCCACCGTGGTCGGCGTGTTGATTGAAGTGCCCGTGATGCTCTCGGTGTGCGGGGTGTGCAACCGGACGCGTCACTGGTTTCCCGCCCCGCAGGCGACCGGCTAG
- a CDS encoding 4Fe-4S binding protein, with amino-acid sequence MAPEDVFRRLQQHLDRMPVGFPATKSGVEIRILQRLFTVEEAGIALELSAVPEPVPVIHRRLRRAMPREALARALDRMAERGLIERVGGKRAPKYGKSLLAVGMYERQLTRLTPELQRDLDDYMAEAFGRAFHGGGIPQLRTVPVNQAIAPPLSVGTYDDIRSFVAAFDGPFAVMDCICRNGHDLLNEPCRQTTARQTCLTFGPAARAMVREGAAHYIDREGVLSVLDEADREGLVLQPQNTQSPLFICCCCGCCCGVLKSARQLPEPARHFSTNHLADVNPDICEACGTCQGRCQMDAVSFETGAAAVLEARCIGCGLCVTTCPSGAMTLVRRPGNRTPPADTPALYTAIFIERFGKFGAAVAAGRHLLGMKV; translated from the coding sequence ATGGCACCCGAAGATGTCTTCCGTCGTCTCCAGCAGCATCTCGACCGCATGCCGGTCGGTTTTCCGGCGACGAAGTCCGGCGTCGAAATCAGAATCCTGCAGCGGCTCTTCACCGTGGAGGAGGCCGGGATCGCGCTGGAGTTGAGCGCGGTTCCCGAGCCGGTCCCCGTGATTCACAGGCGCCTGCGCCGCGCCATGCCGCGTGAGGCGCTCGCGCGAGCGCTCGATCGCATGGCCGAACGCGGGCTGATCGAGCGCGTCGGCGGCAAGCGCGCCCCGAAGTACGGCAAGTCGCTGCTGGCCGTGGGGATGTACGAACGGCAGCTGACGCGGTTGACGCCGGAGCTGCAGCGCGATCTGGACGACTACATGGCCGAGGCGTTCGGCCGCGCGTTCCATGGAGGCGGGATCCCGCAGCTTCGCACGGTTCCGGTCAACCAGGCGATCGCTCCGCCTCTCAGTGTCGGAACGTACGACGACATCCGGTCCTTCGTCGCCGCCTTCGACGGTCCGTTCGCGGTCATGGACTGCATCTGCCGGAATGGCCATGACCTGTTGAACGAGCCCTGCCGCCAGACGACGGCGCGGCAGACCTGCCTGACGTTCGGCCCGGCGGCGCGCGCGATGGTCCGCGAGGGGGCGGCACATTACATCGATCGCGAGGGCGTGCTGAGCGTGCTGGACGAGGCGGACCGCGAAGGTCTCGTGCTGCAGCCGCAGAACACGCAATCCCCGTTGTTTATCTGCTGCTGCTGCGGGTGCTGCTGCGGCGTGCTGAAGTCGGCGCGGCAGCTGCCCGAGCCCGCGCGGCATTTCAGCACGAATCACCTGGCCGACGTGAACCCCGATATCTGCGAGGCGTGCGGCACGTGCCAGGGGCGGTGCCAGATGGACGCGGTCAGCTTCGAGACCGGCGCCGCCGCGGTGCTGGAAGCGCGCTGCATCGGATGCGGGCTGTGCGTCACCACCTGCCCCTCCGGCGCCATGACCCTGGTCCGCAGGCCGGGCAACCGCACGCCGCCCGCGGATACGCCGGCGCTTTACACGGCCATCTTCATCGAGCGCTTCGGCAAGTTTGGCGCCGCGGTGGCGGCAGGCAGGCACCTGCTCGGGATGAAGGTCTAG
- a CDS encoding esterase-like activity of phytase family protein, producing the protein MRRYHSVLIRLAAAAAVAGAGMVAHADNRAKPPALEFLGQAIVATGTTFDGTTVGGLSSITYDAARGVFYALSDDQSMLNPGRFYTLQLDLADGRLDDGDVHFVAVTTLLAPDGQPYAAGSFDPEGLTLAKSGELIVTSEGIATRQIAPWVRRYARDGTFLGDLPVPGAFDPTSSTHGVRQNLAFEAAAVAPDGRHLFVGSEGALVQDGPAASLAGGSPSRILRYNLAAGRLDRQYVYVTDPIAEPPVPATSFAVNGLVELLPFNAELMLSMERSFSVGAPDTGNTIKIYRVEFPGAGDVNGAESLAGMLDSIRAVRKTLLLDLDDLGLPLDNIEGMVIGRTLPDGRRSLVLVSDNNFAASQFTQFLLFAIE; encoded by the coding sequence ATGCGCAGATACCACAGCGTTCTGATTCGATTGGCGGCCGCGGCCGCGGTGGCGGGCGCCGGCATGGTGGCCCACGCGGACAACCGGGCGAAGCCGCCCGCCCTCGAATTCCTCGGCCAGGCCATCGTCGCCACCGGGACGACGTTTGACGGCACGACGGTCGGCGGGCTCTCGAGCATCACCTACGACGCGGCGCGCGGCGTCTTCTACGCGCTCTCCGACGACCAGAGCATGCTGAACCCCGGCCGCTTCTACACACTACAGCTCGATCTCGCCGACGGCCGGCTCGACGATGGCGACGTCCACTTCGTCGCCGTGACGACGCTGCTCGCGCCGGACGGACAGCCGTACGCGGCGGGCAGCTTCGATCCGGAAGGGCTGACGCTGGCCAAGAGCGGCGAGCTGATCGTCACGTCGGAAGGGATCGCCACCCGGCAGATTGCACCGTGGGTTCGCCGCTACGCGCGCGATGGCACGTTCCTCGGCGACCTGCCGGTTCCCGGCGCGTTCGACCCGACGAGCTCGACGCACGGCGTGCGCCAGAATCTCGCCTTCGAGGCGGCCGCCGTGGCGCCCGACGGCCGTCACCTGTTCGTCGGGTCCGAGGGCGCGCTGGTGCAGGACGGCCCCGCCGCCAGCCTCGCTGGCGGCAGCCCTTCGCGGATCCTCCGCTACAACCTCGCGGCCGGCCGGCTGGATCGCCAGTACGTCTACGTGACCGATCCGATCGCGGAGCCGCCGGTGCCGGCGACGAGCTTCGCCGTGAACGGGCTGGTCGAACTGCTCCCGTTCAACGCCGAGCTCATGCTCTCGATGGAGCGTTCCTTCTCGGTCGGCGCGCCGGACACGGGAAACACGATCAAGATCTACCGCGTCGAGTTCCCGGGGGCCGGCGACGTGAACGGCGCGGAGAGCCTGGCCGGCATGCTCGACAGCATCCGCGCTGTGAGAAAGACGCTGCTGCTGGACCTGGACGATCTCGGGCTGCCGCTCGACAACATCGAGGGGATGGTCATCGGCCGGACTCTGCCGGACGGCCGCCGGTCACTCGTTCTCGTCAGCGACAACAACTTCGCGGCGAGCCAGTTCACGCAGTTCCTGCTCTTCGCGATCGAATAG
- a CDS encoding pyridoxal-phosphate dependent enzyme, with translation MVRINRLTRGLIDAEVLVKLETFNPGNSIKDRMAVKMIEDAERAGLLKKGGTIIEGTSGNTGMGLAIVAVVKGYKCIFTTTDKQSKEKIDALKAFGAEVIVCPTNVDPEDPRSYYSVSSRLAQEVPGAWKANQYDNLSNQQAHYEQTGPEIWDQTDGRITHLVVGVGTGGTVTGVARYLKERNAAVKVWGIDTYGSVFKKYKETGVFDKHEIYPYITEGIGEDFLPQNVDFSVIDRFEKVTDKDAAVMTRRIAREEGIFAGNSAGAAMAGLLQLKDGLTKGDVVVVIFHDHGSRYLGKMFNDDWMRQKGFIEKTGLTARELVACGVSGELFSVESREPVSNAVRMMSEHDFSQISITRDDRLAGSLDEAHLFAEITRNPAVRSEPVESIMQPAFPFVDISTPVEVLATMVTPESPAVLVRDFKTDKTYIITRSDIIRALA, from the coding sequence ATGGTGCGCATCAACCGGCTGACGCGCGGCCTGATTGACGCCGAGGTGCTCGTCAAGCTCGAGACGTTCAACCCGGGCAACTCGATCAAGGACCGGATGGCGGTCAAGATGATCGAGGACGCCGAGCGTGCCGGTCTGCTCAAGAAGGGCGGCACCATCATCGAGGGGACGTCCGGCAACACGGGTATGGGGCTCGCCATCGTCGCGGTGGTCAAGGGCTACAAGTGCATCTTTACCACGACCGACAAGCAGTCGAAGGAGAAGATCGATGCGCTGAAGGCATTCGGCGCCGAGGTCATCGTGTGCCCGACCAACGTCGATCCGGAAGACCCGCGGTCGTATTATTCCGTGTCGTCGCGCCTCGCGCAGGAAGTGCCCGGCGCGTGGAAGGCGAACCAGTACGACAACCTGTCGAACCAGCAGGCGCACTACGAGCAGACCGGACCCGAGATCTGGGACCAGACCGACGGCCGCATCACGCACCTGGTGGTGGGGGTCGGCACGGGCGGCACGGTGACCGGCGTTGCGCGCTACCTCAAGGAGCGCAACGCGGCCGTCAAGGTGTGGGGGATTGACACGTACGGATCGGTCTTCAAGAAGTACAAGGAGACCGGCGTCTTCGACAAGCACGAGATCTACCCCTACATCACCGAAGGGATCGGGGAGGACTTCCTGCCGCAGAACGTGGACTTCAGCGTCATCGACCGCTTCGAGAAGGTGACGGACAAGGATGCGGCGGTGATGACGCGCCGAATCGCGCGCGAGGAAGGCATCTTCGCGGGCAATTCGGCGGGTGCCGCGATGGCCGGCCTGCTCCAGTTGAAAGACGGCCTCACGAAAGGCGATGTCGTCGTGGTCATCTTCCATGACCATGGGTCGCGCTACCTGGGGAAGATGTTCAACGACGACTGGATGCGCCAGAAGGGCTTCATCGAAAAGACCGGCCTCACGGCGCGCGAGCTGGTGGCCTGCGGCGTGTCCGGCGAGCTGTTCTCGGTGGAGTCGCGCGAGCCGGTGTCGAACGCGGTGCGCATGATGAGCGAGCACGACTTCTCGCAGATCTCGATCACGCGTGACGACCGGCTGGCCGGCTCGCTCGATGAAGCGCACCTCTTCGCCGAGATCACGCGGAACCCGGCGGTCCGAAGCGAGCCCGTCGAGTCGATCATGCAGCCCGCGTTTCCGTTCGTCGATATCTCGACGCCGGTGGAAGTGCTCGCCACCATGGTGACACCCGAGAGCCCGGCCGTCCTGGTGCGGGACTTCAAGACCGACAAGACCTATATCATCACGCGCTCGGACATCATCCGGGCGCTCGCGTGA
- a CDS encoding alpha/beta hydrolase translates to MVRHAALFAGLVLLLLALAWVFQRRMIYFPLGDVPPPGRTGLRNVEEVTFETDDGVRLNAWFVPPATEGNDLAVIVFNGNAGNRAYRAELALRLTRHGIATLLFDYRGYGGNAGLPTEAGLVRDGRAARAYLASRADVNQDGIVYFGESLGAAVAVNLALEHAPRALILRSPFTSLADVAAHHYPFLPVRWLLRDRFPSLDRISQVRCPVLVITAERDSIVPAKQSRRLYEAAQDPKRLLVVPGTDHNDDELVAGQRMIRAILDFLDAST, encoded by the coding sequence ATGGTGAGGCACGCGGCGCTGTTTGCCGGTCTCGTGCTCCTGCTCCTCGCGCTGGCGTGGGTATTCCAGCGGCGAATGATCTACTTCCCCCTCGGCGACGTGCCACCTCCCGGCCGGACGGGGCTCCGCAACGTCGAGGAGGTGACGTTCGAGACCGACGACGGCGTCAGGCTGAACGCCTGGTTCGTGCCTCCGGCGACGGAGGGCAACGACCTGGCGGTCATCGTCTTCAACGGCAACGCGGGCAATCGCGCCTATCGGGCCGAGCTGGCACTCCGGCTTACCCGGCACGGCATCGCCACGCTCCTGTTCGACTATCGCGGCTATGGAGGAAATGCCGGGCTGCCGACCGAGGCAGGACTGGTGCGCGACGGGCGAGCGGCGCGCGCGTATCTCGCATCCCGCGCTGACGTGAATCAGGATGGGATCGTGTACTTTGGCGAGTCGCTCGGCGCCGCGGTGGCGGTGAATCTCGCGCTCGAGCACGCGCCCCGGGCGCTGATCCTGCGTTCTCCCTTCACGTCGCTGGCAGACGTCGCGGCGCACCACTATCCGTTCCTTCCCGTGCGGTGGCTGCTTCGCGATCGCTTCCCGTCTCTCGACCGCATCTCGCAGGTGCGCTGTCCCGTGCTTGTGATCACCGCCGAACGTGACAGCATCGTGCCGGCCAAGCAGAGCCGGCGGCTGTACGAGGCGGCCCAGGACCCGAAGCGGCTGCTCGTCGTGCCGGGCACGGATCACAACGATGACGAGCTGGTCGCAGGACAGCGGATGATTCGCGCCATCCTGGACTTTCTCGACGCGTCTACTTGA
- a CDS encoding CoA transferase, producing MKRTLDGVRIVSTAVNVPGPVAAAMLRDRGATAIKAEPPTGDPLALAAPAWYAELTAGMQVLRLDLKSPDGRGQLDRLLASADLLITATRPASLQRLGLSWPDLHRDHPRLCHVAITGYPSPRQDVAGHDLTYQAEAGLVAPSAMPRTLIADLAGAQQVVIAALDLLLARERGGEAARVEVALSASARLFGEPLRHDLTSPAGSLGGSQPAYSIYPTREGWLAVAALEPHFRAALARELGVDVGDRAALAQVLAEKPAMEWERWAEARGLPLAALRESEWHP from the coding sequence GTGAAGAGAACGCTCGACGGAGTACGGATCGTGTCCACCGCCGTGAACGTACCGGGGCCGGTTGCTGCCGCCATGCTGCGCGACAGGGGCGCGACGGCGATCAAGGCCGAACCGCCAACAGGCGATCCTCTCGCGCTCGCGGCGCCCGCCTGGTACGCCGAGCTGACCGCGGGCATGCAGGTGCTGCGCCTGGATCTGAAGTCCCCTGACGGGCGGGGCCAGCTCGATCGACTGCTGGCGTCCGCCGACCTTCTCATCACGGCGACACGCCCGGCCTCGCTGCAGCGGCTGGGGCTCTCGTGGCCGGATCTCCACCGCGATCACCCGCGGCTCTGCCACGTCGCGATCACCGGATACCCATCGCCGCGCCAGGATGTCGCGGGGCACGACCTGACCTACCAGGCGGAGGCGGGGCTCGTGGCCCCTTCAGCCATGCCGCGAACGCTGATTGCCGACCTCGCCGGCGCGCAGCAGGTCGTGATTGCGGCGCTCGACCTGCTGCTCGCGCGCGAGCGCGGTGGAGAGGCCGCCCGCGTCGAGGTGGCGCTCTCTGCATCCGCCCGGCTGTTCGGAGAACCGCTCCGGCACGACCTCACCTCGCCGGCAGGGTCGCTGGGCGGATCCCAGCCGGCCTACAGCATCTATCCCACTCGCGAAGGCTGGCTGGCGGTTGCGGCCCTCGAGCCGCACTTCCGCGCCGCGCTCGCACGCGAGCTGGGCGTGGACGTGGGCGATCGCGCGGCGCTCGCGCAGGTGCTGGCGGAAAAACCTGCCATGGAATGGGAGCGCTGGGCCGAAGCGCGAGGCCTGCCGCTCGCGGCGCTCCGGGAGAGCGAGTGGCACCCGTGA